Proteins encoded by one window of Bacillus sp. DTU_2020_1000418_1_SI_GHA_SEK_038:
- a CDS encoding UxaA family hydrolase, with translation MGQQLFGYRRENGKVGIRNHVIILPVDDISNAACEAVAKQVQGTLALPHAYGRLQYGPDLDLHFRTMIGTGSNPNVAAVVVIGIEENWSKKIADGIAETGKPVSYFSIEGNGDLETIRAASWKAKEYVQWATELQREPIELKDLTVSIKCGESDTTTGLGSCPTVSQAVDRLVDAGATVFFGETSELTGGEHLIRDRMATPELREKFMAIFNDYVGEIESKGVDLLGSQPTQGNIAGGLSTIEEKALGNIAKTGTKEVIGVLDPAESPANGNGLYYMDTSSAAAECITLMAAAGAVLHLFPTGQGNIIGNPIEPVVKITANPITAGTMSEHIDVDVQGLLARQISLEEAGDQLMEMIARTVNGRLTSAEALGHREFVMTKLYRSA, from the coding sequence ATGGGACAACAACTTTTTGGATATCGTAGAGAAAATGGTAAGGTTGGAATTCGAAATCATGTAATTATATTGCCTGTTGACGACATTTCAAATGCGGCTTGTGAAGCAGTTGCGAAACAGGTTCAAGGAACATTGGCTCTTCCTCATGCTTATGGGAGACTACAATATGGACCAGATTTAGATTTACATTTTAGAACAATGATTGGAACTGGTTCCAATCCGAACGTAGCTGCTGTAGTAGTAATTGGGATCGAGGAAAATTGGTCAAAGAAGATTGCTGATGGTATTGCCGAAACTGGTAAACCAGTATCCTACTTCTCTATTGAAGGCAATGGGGATTTAGAAACTATCAGAGCCGCATCTTGGAAAGCCAAAGAGTATGTACAATGGGCGACAGAACTTCAAAGAGAACCAATTGAATTAAAAGATCTAACAGTTAGTATTAAATGTGGCGAGTCTGATACGACTACGGGTCTAGGGTCATGTCCTACCGTTTCTCAAGCAGTTGACCGTTTGGTAGATGCCGGGGCTACTGTGTTCTTTGGGGAAACATCCGAACTAACTGGTGGAGAACATTTAATACGTGATCGAATGGCTACCCCTGAACTACGTGAAAAATTCATGGCCATCTTCAATGATTATGTAGGAGAAATTGAATCAAAAGGTGTTGATTTATTAGGATCACAACCTACTCAAGGAAATATTGCTGGAGGTCTGTCAACTATTGAAGAAAAGGCTTTAGGAAATATTGCAAAAACAGGGACTAAAGAAGTAATTGGTGTATTAGATCCTGCCGAAAGTCCAGCGAATGGAAACGGACTTTACTATATGGACACATCTTCTGCAGCGGCGGAGTGTATCACCTTGATGGCAGCAGCTGGCGCTGTATTACACTTGTTCCCTACAGGACAAGGAAATATCATCGGTAATCCGATTGAACCTGTCGTTAAAATCACGGCAAACCCTATTACGGCTGGCACTATGAGTGAGCATATTGATGTTGACGTCCAGGGATTACTAGCTCGTCAGATTTCATTAGAAGAAGCTGGGGATCAGTTAATGGAAATGATTGCTCGTACAGTCAATGGCCGACTTACAAGTGCAGAGGCACTAGGGCATAGAGAGTTTGTAATGACAAAATTATATCGCAGTGCCTAA
- a CDS encoding Ldh family oxidoreductase, translated as MNTYSNADLKGFCDDVLVSMGMNQENAAVVAEALLSANLEGVDSHGISRLPIYTKRISDGRINLNPNIQINVKTPSVLLVDGDNGLGHVVSYQAIQKGIEVTKETGITAIAVKNSNHFGTASYFCQLACEQDLACIGFTNSPSGIAPWGGKHAFFGTNPIAFGFPTGNDQPVIIDLSTSIVARGKIILAAKQGDRIPDGWAIDEHGLPTNDPEAALKGSVLPLGGAKGAALALAVEILTGILSGAAFGPHVKNLYDDKEIGQANVGHFFILLDIAKFMDLSLFFKSLETLLGEMKAVPKVPGTTEIRYPGERRKREKEQRLSEGIQLSTNVEEELIELGTKFNVLFPTPIALENTQ; from the coding sequence ATGAATACTTACAGTAATGCTGATCTTAAAGGATTTTGTGATGATGTGTTAGTAAGTATGGGGATGAATCAAGAGAATGCTGCAGTAGTTGCAGAGGCGTTGCTATCAGCAAATTTAGAAGGTGTTGATAGTCATGGAATTAGTAGACTGCCTATCTATACTAAACGCATCAGCGATGGGAGGATCAATCTGAATCCAAACATCCAAATAAATGTGAAAACCCCCTCTGTTTTATTAGTTGACGGGGATAATGGACTAGGGCATGTTGTCAGTTATCAAGCCATTCAAAAAGGGATTGAAGTGACGAAAGAAACGGGCATTACAGCAATAGCCGTTAAAAATAGCAATCATTTTGGAACTGCCTCCTACTTTTGCCAGCTGGCATGTGAACAAGACCTTGCTTGCATTGGATTTACAAATTCACCATCTGGAATTGCGCCTTGGGGGGGGAAACATGCTTTCTTCGGAACTAATCCGATTGCATTTGGATTTCCGACTGGAAATGACCAACCTGTAATCATTGATTTATCGACTAGTATTGTAGCAAGAGGAAAGATTATTTTAGCTGCCAAACAGGGGGATCGTATCCCTGATGGGTGGGCGATTGACGAACACGGTCTTCCAACAAATGATCCTGAAGCTGCTTTAAAGGGATCTGTTCTGCCTTTAGGTGGAGCGAAGGGAGCAGCTTTAGCTTTAGCTGTGGAAATTTTGACTGGAATCCTTTCAGGTGCTGCCTTCGGGCCACATGTGAAAAATCTGTATGATGATAAAGAAATAGGACAGGCAAATGTGGGGCACTTTTTTATTTTGTTGGATATTGCGAAGTTTATGGATTTATCCCTCTTTTTTAAGTCACTCGAAACTCTTTTAGGTGAGATGAAGGCAGTTCCGAAAGTACCTGGAACAACGGAAATTAGATATCCAGGGGAAAGAAGAAAGAGAGAGAAGGAGCAACGGCTTTCAGAAGGAATTCAATTATCAACAAACGTAGAAGAGGAATTAATCGAATTAGGCACTAAGTTTAATGTATTGTTTCCAACACCTATAGCCCTAGAAAATACTCAATAG
- a CDS encoding sigma-54 interaction domain-containing protein, whose product MFDLYAIGNKVPFGIIVVDITGEIHYQNLNCLNILDTDQSGKKFIQEILPGNIIIKVIKDGQFVISTHNETVLLNISIITGKLGMILFFPNDIYSELISKSSKVIDLKQELEAIMNLNGELVTITDADGIVLRVSNACEQILGVKEHDFIGKSAPLMEKNGVIKPSSTKYVIENKRKITMNQVTKSGRRLIVHAHPIFKEDGSLHKVINISKDVTEIENLQKQLEETKSVLDYYQQELRILKKKDQEMIYKSKAMERVYELACRVADVDATIFIHGETGVGKEVLARTVHNLSIRKNAPFVKINCAAIPDSIIESELFGYAKGTFTGANKDGKKGLALAAHKGTLFLDEIGELPLQVQAKLLQLLQEKRFTPLGETKLVEVDVRFIAATNRNLEEMVRDGTFREDLYYRLFVVPITIPPLSQRKEDIPFLVSHFLESYSQKYKQYKTIDKEVIEFFMDYEWKGNVRELQNTVERLVLTVPAQHIKLYHLPEKFFLPPSRQAIEVGENVDFKKEVEQFEKQLIIRALETSSTMREASKKLGVDASTISRKVQKYKINVAKLQFLM is encoded by the coding sequence TTGTTTGATTTATATGCAATTGGAAATAAAGTTCCATTCGGCATTATAGTTGTGGATATTACAGGAGAGATTCATTATCAAAATCTAAATTGCCTTAATATTCTGGATACAGATCAATCAGGCAAAAAATTCATTCAAGAGATTTTACCTGGAAACATTATTATTAAAGTAATTAAAGATGGGCAATTTGTGATAAGTACTCATAATGAAACGGTTTTATTGAACATTTCTATTATTACTGGGAAGCTTGGAATGATACTTTTTTTTCCGAATGATATTTATTCTGAACTAATAAGCAAGTCCTCGAAGGTAATAGATTTAAAGCAAGAACTAGAAGCCATTATGAATTTGAATGGTGAATTAGTAACAATTACTGATGCAGATGGAATTGTTTTACGAGTTAGTAACGCTTGCGAGCAGATTCTAGGTGTAAAGGAACATGATTTTATAGGAAAGTCTGCACCGCTTATGGAGAAAAATGGTGTAATAAAGCCATCATCTACCAAATATGTCATTGAGAACAAACGCAAAATTACGATGAATCAAGTCACAAAGTCTGGACGTCGTTTAATTGTTCATGCACATCCTATTTTTAAGGAGGACGGGTCTTTACATAAAGTTATTAACATATCAAAGGATGTAACGGAAATTGAGAACTTACAAAAGCAATTAGAAGAAACGAAAAGTGTGTTGGATTATTATCAGCAAGAACTTCGTATTTTGAAGAAAAAAGATCAAGAAATGATTTATAAATCGAAAGCAATGGAAAGGGTATACGAACTAGCATGTAGAGTTGCCGATGTGGATGCGACTATTTTTATTCATGGAGAAACTGGGGTGGGAAAAGAAGTATTAGCAAGAACCGTTCATAATTTAAGTATAAGAAAAAATGCTCCTTTTGTAAAAATTAATTGTGCAGCAATACCAGATAGTATTATTGAATCTGAGCTCTTTGGATATGCAAAAGGCACATTCACTGGAGCAAATAAAGATGGAAAAAAAGGATTAGCCCTTGCTGCGCATAAGGGCACATTATTTTTAGATGAAATTGGTGAGTTACCCCTTCAGGTTCAAGCTAAGTTACTTCAACTTTTACAAGAAAAGCGGTTTACCCCACTTGGTGAAACGAAGCTTGTCGAAGTAGATGTACGATTTATTGCAGCAACAAATCGTAATTTGGAAGAAATGGTACGGGATGGGACATTTCGTGAGGATTTGTATTATCGCTTATTTGTTGTACCGATTACCATCCCTCCTTTATCACAAAGAAAAGAAGACATACCTTTTTTAGTAAGCCATTTTTTAGAGAGTTATAGTCAAAAATATAAACAATATAAAACCATTGATAAAGAAGTTATAGAATTTTTTATGGATTATGAATGGAAAGGGAATGTTAGAGAATTACAAAATACGGTAGAAAGACTTGTACTCACTGTTCCTGCTCAGCATATTAAATTATATCATCTTCCAGAAAAATTCTTTTTGCCTCCTTCCAGACAAGCTATAGAAGTGGGGGAAAATGTAGATTTTAAAAAAGAAGTAGAGCAATTTGAAAAACAACTTATTATTCGTGCACTTGAAACTTCCTCGACAATGAGGGAGGCAAGTAAAAAGTTAGGTGTAGATGCATCAACAATTAGCAGAAAAGTTCAAAAATACAAAATTAACGTTGCAAAGTTGCAATTTCTAATGTAA
- a CDS encoding hydantoinase/oxoprolinase family protein, protein MKLFGVDVGGTFTDVIFNDTEQRITAIHKVPTTMDDPSTGVVQGIVELCERQNIDKSQIDHVFHGTTIATNAILEYKGAKTGMLTTEGYRDIIHIGRHQRPQNYSIMQDIPWQDKPLVQRRDRIAVAERMGPVKDQVILPLQEDQVRKAVLSLKEKGVESIIVNFLFSYINPGHEQRVKEIIQEEYPEAFITVSSEVSPQFREFERFTTASINGFVGPKVKNYIQNLEERLKDSGVSAELHIMCSNGGVATPKTVSEKPVNTLLSGPAAGILGGAWAGELTNRQKLITFDVGGTSADIGIITDNGYSESTARDTWIAGYPVMVPMIDIHTIGAGGGSIAHIDEGGAFKVGPRSAGSHPGPACYGHGGLKPTVSDANVVLGRIDEHNFLGGEMKIYSNEAYKVIDELAGNLDLSREKTAEGILQIMNNNMANAIREKTIQKGEDPREFSLVAFGGAGPLHAVEVAKILNIPEVIIPLYPGINSATGLLTTDLKYDVIKTEFMFSTNMNFFSLNDDFSGLETQLVTQLKADGIDEKDIQVIRSADCRYAGQGYELRVDLPDGVLDEVTIIEAFNNFHESHKSEYGHNFLDSPIEIVNIRVTGTGYMPKIEKQAIHHEHQLKAAMLKIGETIFNVNGNLEKVKTKFYKREIIPVGVDFQGPCIVLQKDTTTVIPPNCSAYIEEYGNMIIKVGV, encoded by the coding sequence ATGAAATTATTTGGAGTAGACGTTGGTGGAACTTTTACAGACGTAATATTTAACGATACAGAACAAAGGATTACAGCCATTCATAAAGTTCCCACTACAATGGATGATCCTTCTACGGGAGTTGTACAAGGAATAGTAGAACTATGTGAGCGTCAAAATATTGACAAATCACAAATTGATCACGTTTTTCATGGTACAACGATTGCAACGAATGCAATTCTAGAGTATAAAGGTGCGAAAACCGGGATGTTAACGACAGAAGGATATAGAGATATTATCCATATTGGAAGACATCAACGTCCGCAGAACTACTCTATTATGCAAGATATCCCTTGGCAAGATAAACCTTTAGTTCAGCGTAGAGACCGTATTGCTGTGGCAGAAAGAATGGGACCAGTTAAAGACCAGGTAATTCTGCCTTTACAGGAAGATCAAGTACGTAAAGCTGTTTTGTCGCTTAAAGAAAAGGGCGTTGAATCTATTATTGTTAATTTCTTATTTTCCTATATTAATCCTGGTCATGAACAAAGAGTCAAAGAGATCATTCAGGAAGAATATCCGGAGGCTTTTATCACGGTCTCTTCTGAGGTTTCCCCGCAATTTAGAGAATTTGAGCGTTTCACAACAGCATCTATTAATGGATTTGTTGGACCGAAAGTAAAAAACTATATTCAAAATTTAGAGGAGCGATTAAAGGATTCAGGTGTCTCTGCTGAGCTTCATATTATGTGTTCAAACGGTGGAGTGGCAACTCCTAAAACAGTTTCTGAAAAACCGGTAAATACTTTATTATCAGGTCCAGCTGCGGGTATCCTTGGAGGCGCATGGGCAGGAGAGTTAACAAATCGGCAAAAACTAATCACTTTTGATGTCGGTGGCACTAGTGCTGACATTGGTATTATCACTGATAACGGCTATAGTGAATCTACTGCACGTGACACATGGATTGCAGGTTATCCTGTTATGGTTCCAATGATTGATATTCATACAATTGGAGCAGGGGGTGGCAGCATTGCTCATATCGATGAAGGCGGTGCATTTAAGGTAGGACCAAGAAGTGCAGGATCACATCCAGGGCCGGCTTGCTATGGACACGGAGGGTTAAAGCCTACAGTAAGTGATGCAAACGTTGTACTCGGAAGAATAGATGAGCATAACTTTCTTGGTGGAGAAATGAAAATTTATTCAAATGAGGCCTATAAAGTAATTGATGAGCTAGCCGGAAATCTGGATTTAAGTAGAGAAAAAACAGCAGAAGGAATCTTGCAAATTATGAATAACAATATGGCTAATGCAATTCGAGAAAAAACAATTCAAAAGGGAGAAGACCCGAGGGAATTCTCATTAGTGGCATTTGGAGGAGCAGGTCCCCTCCATGCAGTAGAAGTTGCTAAAATCTTAAATATTCCAGAGGTCATAATCCCACTATATCCAGGAATTAACTCAGCAACAGGATTATTGACTACTGATTTAAAATACGATGTTATTAAAACGGAATTTATGTTTAGTACGAATATGAATTTCTTTAGTTTGAACGATGATTTTAGTGGCTTAGAAACACAATTGGTTACACAATTGAAAGCGGACGGCATTGATGAGAAAGATATTCAAGTGATCCGCAGCGCTGATTGTCGATATGCAGGTCAAGGGTATGAATTACGGGTTGATTTGCCGGATGGTGTGCTTGATGAGGTAACAATTATAGAAGCATTTAATAATTTCCATGAAAGTCATAAATCTGAATATGGTCATAACTTCCTTGATAGCCCAATTGAAATTGTAAATATACGTGTAACAGGTACTGGATATATGCCAAAAATTGAAAAGCAGGCTATCCATCATGAACATCAACTTAAAGCTGCAATGCTAAAAATAGGTGAAACGATTTTTAACGTTAACGGTAATCTTGAAAAAGTGAAGACGAAGTTTTACAAAAGGGAAATAATTCCAGTAGGTGTAGACTTCCAAGGTCCTTGTATTGTGCTTCAAAAAGATACAACCACTGTCATTCCGCCGAACTGTTCAGCTTATATCGAGGAATACGGAAATATGATTATCAAGGTAGGTGTATAG
- a CDS encoding FadR/GntR family transcriptional regulator — MQLNRKGVSEQVADSIKNRIQAGIYKVGDKIPGERDMGIELSVSRNTVREAYKILEAYGYLTVKHGIGVFVASPEHQIQKMTEAFFVSSDQIKDFFAVRKILEEWTVKWAIENSNDDQFNELEQIVDEANEILNGEIDYNRLAELDHKFHMTLANNSKNEVLIRIMNYLIDLLSESRTKSIQIPGRVKQSVQEHTKILQAIKQKNTMVAQQLMKEHLESVQHSISTASPK, encoded by the coding sequence ATGCAACTTAATAGAAAAGGAGTTTCTGAACAAGTCGCTGATAGTATTAAGAACAGAATTCAAGCAGGGATTTATAAGGTTGGAGATAAAATTCCAGGCGAAAGAGACATGGGGATTGAGCTCTCTGTAAGCAGAAATACAGTAAGAGAAGCATATAAAATACTTGAAGCGTATGGCTATCTCACTGTTAAACATGGGATAGGGGTATTTGTGGCTTCACCTGAACATCAAATTCAAAAGATGACTGAAGCTTTTTTTGTCTCATCTGATCAAATCAAGGACTTTTTTGCTGTTCGAAAAATTCTTGAAGAATGGACTGTCAAATGGGCGATTGAAAATTCAAATGATGATCAATTTAATGAATTAGAACAAATTGTTGATGAAGCGAATGAAATACTAAATGGCGAAATTGATTATAACCGCCTTGCTGAATTAGATCATAAATTTCATATGACATTAGCTAATAATTCAAAAAATGAAGTACTCATTCGAATCATGAATTATCTAATTGACCTACTATCAGAATCTCGAACTAAATCCATTCAAATCCCTGGTCGCGTCAAACAATCTGTTCAGGAACATACAAAAATATTACAAGCAATAAAACAAAAAAATACTATGGTCGCACAACAATTAATGAAAGAACATTTAGAAAGTGTTCAGCATTCAATAAGCACCGCCTCCCCTAAATAA
- a CDS encoding Zn-dependent hydrolase, giving the protein MQTICKINGDRIYSRILRLGEIGKNDQNGVHRLALSKEDKEAHLLVSQWMEEAGLSVSHDHFGNLIGRKEGENPDLPAVMIGSHIDSVRNGGRFDGIIGVIAGIEVVQAITSAQIVHQHPLEVVAFCEEEGSRFNDGLFGSRGMVGRINESDLLKKDENGISRYEALKSFGFGVDPDRIKESIRTDKDIKLFLEMHIEQGPILETNGHAIGIVEGIAGPSWYSIFLSGEAGHAGTVPMNLRHDPLAGAAEIISEIERLCKQEPEKKTVGTVGIIQAFPGGSNVIPSSVEFSLDLRDIDLQRRNNVYGKIVNKVQNICEKRGLTYRIEKHLDVDPIACSENVVSSLREISRKKGIAAPLMISGAGHDAMLMSEITDIGMIFVRCEKGISHQPNEKAEQKDITLGTELLLEAVLKFV; this is encoded by the coding sequence ATGCAAACAATTTGCAAGATTAATGGCGATAGAATTTATTCTCGTATTCTACGCCTAGGGGAAATTGGGAAAAATGATCAAAATGGTGTACATCGCTTAGCTTTAAGTAAAGAAGATAAAGAAGCTCACTTATTAGTCTCACAGTGGATGGAAGAAGCAGGGCTAAGTGTTTCACATGATCATTTCGGTAATTTAATAGGCAGAAAAGAAGGTGAGAATCCTGATTTACCTGCAGTGATGATTGGTTCTCATATAGATTCCGTGCGAAATGGGGGACGCTTTGATGGCATTATAGGTGTCATTGCAGGGATTGAAGTTGTGCAGGCTATTACATCTGCTCAAATAGTTCATCAACATCCTCTTGAAGTAGTTGCCTTCTGTGAAGAGGAAGGCTCACGATTTAACGATGGACTTTTTGGGAGCAGAGGGATGGTTGGTAGAATAAATGAAAGCGACCTGTTAAAAAAAGATGAAAATGGGATTAGTCGATACGAGGCATTAAAATCATTTGGTTTTGGAGTAGATCCAGATCGAATCAAAGAGTCCATTCGAACAGATAAAGATATCAAATTATTTTTGGAGATGCATATTGAACAAGGACCAATCTTAGAAACAAATGGCCATGCGATAGGTATTGTAGAAGGAATTGCAGGTCCTTCCTGGTACAGCATTTTTCTTTCTGGTGAGGCAGGTCATGCTGGAACTGTACCGATGAATTTACGGCATGATCCTTTAGCGGGAGCAGCAGAAATAATATCTGAAATAGAAAGGCTATGTAAACAAGAACCCGAAAAAAAGACGGTGGGGACTGTTGGAATCATTCAGGCATTCCCAGGTGGAAGTAATGTTATACCAAGCTCTGTTGAATTCTCACTTGATTTAAGAGATATCGACTTACAACGACGAAACAATGTATATGGGAAAATAGTAAACAAAGTACAAAATATATGTGAAAAAAGAGGATTGACATACAGAATCGAAAAGCACTTAGATGTGGATCCGATAGCGTGTTCGGAAAATGTAGTCTCCTCATTACGTGAGATTAGTAGGAAAAAAGGGATTGCTGCTCCGCTTATGATTAGCGGTGCAGGTCATGATGCAATGTTAATGTCAGAAATTACGGACATCGGAATGATTTTTGTAAGATGTGAAAAAGGTATTAGCCACCAACCGAACGAAAAAGCTGAACAAAAAGATATCACACTTGGGACGGAGTTGCTGTTGGAGGCCGTGTTAAAGTTTGTTTAG
- a CDS encoding hydantoinase B/oxoprolinase family protein, translating to MTQIKSKKIDPITVQVVLGALENVAVEMGHKLARMAYSSIIRESEDFGCALVDLKGQQLCESSHSTPLQSGPIPGYVQGIRQIMDERGDTFNPGDVIMHNSPYHGASHGPDVGFCIPVFYHDKLIGFSVTTAHHLDIGSSTPGSCGIVDAVDAYAEGLQFKAIKVYEKGVKNRYIWDLLKDNIRAPKLVVGDMEAQIAAAKIGVQRYIEIIEKFGLETVEAASEELMNYSEKMMRDAIKKLPDGEYTAEGNLDGYLDSNDPAKKDLKIRVTVKVSGSDITVDLTGTSPQVSDRPINMPLLGTVDIAIYLTLRSILLDSTIYGNFPQNSGLIRPIKIVAPKGTLCNPIFPAPSIARFCSGNIVADTLMKALAQVVPHQISAGVGNLQVVAFSGKKDDNYWVYMDIMEGSYGGRYGKDGMDAVDTLYANTRNNPIEDIESHYPLRVNRYELKDYECAPGKWRGGIGSVKEITFLNEGSFSVEADGHKYAPWGFDGGYSGSTGSLRIREKGTGELVQLPSKLPNRTVKMGDTIQLAGPGGGGYGNPFERDPEKVLGDYLDGFILKENALKDYGVVITDTGEVDYEQTYERRKSK from the coding sequence ATGACACAAATCAAAAGTAAAAAAATCGATCCTATTACTGTTCAAGTAGTTCTTGGTGCTTTAGAAAATGTTGCAGTTGAAATGGGGCATAAGCTTGCGAGAATGGCATATTCGAGCATAATCAGAGAATCAGAAGATTTTGGCTGTGCACTTGTTGATCTTAAAGGCCAACAGTTATGTGAGTCTTCGCACAGTACTCCGCTACAATCCGGTCCAATTCCAGGATACGTCCAAGGAATACGTCAAATCATGGATGAACGTGGTGATACATTTAATCCTGGAGATGTGATAATGCATAATTCTCCTTATCATGGTGCGTCCCATGGGCCGGATGTAGGTTTTTGTATCCCTGTATTTTATCATGATAAGCTGATAGGATTTTCAGTTACAACTGCCCACCATTTAGATATTGGCTCTTCTACTCCAGGAAGCTGTGGAATCGTTGACGCTGTTGATGCCTATGCAGAAGGTCTGCAATTTAAAGCGATAAAAGTATATGAAAAAGGAGTTAAAAATCGTTATATATGGGATTTATTAAAAGATAATATCCGTGCACCTAAATTGGTTGTAGGTGATATGGAAGCACAAATTGCAGCTGCTAAAATCGGTGTTCAAAGATATATTGAGATTATTGAAAAATTTGGATTAGAAACTGTTGAAGCAGCCAGTGAAGAACTAATGAATTACTCGGAAAAAATGATGAGAGACGCGATAAAAAAGCTTCCAGATGGAGAGTACACAGCAGAAGGTAATTTAGATGGCTACTTAGATAGTAATGATCCAGCAAAAAAAGATTTGAAAATTAGAGTAACAGTTAAAGTAAGTGGAAGTGATATTACCGTTGATTTAACGGGCACTTCCCCACAAGTAAGTGATAGACCAATTAATATGCCTTTACTCGGAACAGTTGATATTGCAATATATTTAACTTTACGTTCTATATTATTAGATTCAACCATTTATGGAAATTTCCCGCAAAACTCCGGACTGATTCGTCCGATTAAAATTGTAGCACCTAAAGGGACATTATGTAATCCCATCTTCCCAGCTCCTTCGATTGCACGTTTCTGCTCAGGGAATATTGTGGCGGATACTCTAATGAAAGCTTTGGCACAAGTAGTTCCTCATCAAATTAGTGCAGGTGTTGGAAATCTGCAAGTGGTTGCTTTTAGTGGTAAAAAGGATGATAACTATTGGGTATATATGGACATTATGGAGGGAAGTTACGGCGGGCGCTATGGAAAAGATGGTATGGATGCTGTGGATACGTTGTACGCCAACACGAGAAATAATCCAATCGAGGACATTGAGTCACATTATCCACTAAGAGTAAACCGCTATGAGCTAAAAGATTATGAATGTGCACCAGGTAAGTGGCGCGGGGGAATTGGTTCTGTTAAAGAAATTACGTTCTTAAATGAAGGAAGTTTTTCAGTGGAGGCAGATGGACATAAATATGCTCCATGGGGCTTTGACGGGGGATATTCTGGTTCAACAGGAAGCCTTCGTATTCGCGAAAAAGGAACGGGTGAACTTGTTCAACTTCCATCCAAACTTCCAAACAGAACTGTGAAAATGGGAGATACCATTCAATTAGCTGGACCAGGTGGCGGAGGATATGGAAATCCTTTTGAAAGAGATCCTGAGAAAGTGCTAGGCGACTATTTAGATGGATTTATTTTAAAAGAAAATGCTTTAAAGGATTATGGGGTTGTTATTACAGATACAGGAGAGGTCGATTACGAGCAAACTTATGAAAGAAGAAAAAGTAAGTAA
- a CDS encoding succinate dehydrogenase/fumarate reductase iron-sulfur subunit codes for MKDVEVTVMRFDPHTDDEPKYETFQIEAKKNMTVLDSLFLIVEDQDPSLSFRCACRLGMCGSCGMVINGRGRLACRTKIEHLGDKILVQPMRNMDVIKDLAVNMDSFFQNWEKVKPYFVPKEDTDEFAIIPPSSGRREIIDENQDCITCGLCFQSCNTVSLRGVDEFIGPAALNRAYNLIADERDGARGERLDMVIDTDGAFGCRSFSACVEVCPKGIKPMATIKKIKMKQLKRAIGMKW; via the coding sequence ATGAAGGATGTTGAAGTAACTGTTATGCGGTTTGATCCACATACAGACGATGAGCCTAAGTATGAAACATTTCAAATTGAAGCTAAAAAAAATATGACGGTATTGGATAGCTTGTTTTTAATCGTCGAGGATCAGGATCCAAGTTTATCTTTCCGGTGTGCATGCAGACTGGGAATGTGCGGTTCCTGCGGGATGGTCATTAATGGGCGGGGCCGTTTAGCATGCCGAACTAAAATTGAACATTTAGGGGATAAAATATTAGTTCAACCTATGAGAAACATGGATGTAATAAAAGATTTAGCTGTCAATATGGATTCATTCTTTCAAAATTGGGAGAAGGTAAAACCTTATTTTGTTCCAAAAGAAGATACGGATGAATTTGCTATTATTCCTCCATCATCAGGAAGACGAGAAATCATAGATGAAAATCAAGATTGTATTACTTGCGGATTGTGTTTTCAATCCTGTAATACAGTTTCACTTAGAGGGGTCGATGAGTTTATCGGTCCAGCTGCCTTAAACCGAGCTTACAATTTGATTGCAGATGAAAGAGATGGAGCTAGAGGGGAAAGGCTAGACATGGTGATAGATACAGATGGGGCATTTGGCTGCCGTTCTTTTAGTGCTTGTGTAGAAGTTTGTCCAAAGGGAATTAAACCAATGGCAACAATCAAGAAAATCAAAATGAAGCAGTTAAAAAGAGCAATTGGGATGAAGTGGTAA
- a CDS encoding UxaA family hydrolase has protein sequence MGNNGQSSTLTEKQETKPVSTHKFLIHHRGDHVGVATSPIKEGEQVVGIYMDDNSDVAVTARGDIPLGHKISLVNLEKGEPVLKYGIQIGITTEEWTIGDYVHTQNIKTARW, from the coding sequence ATGGGAAACAATGGTCAATCAAGCACTCTTACTGAAAAGCAGGAAACAAAGCCTGTAAGCACTCATAAGTTTCTAATCCATCACAGAGGTGATCATGTAGGTGTTGCTACTAGCCCGATAAAAGAGGGAGAGCAGGTAGTCGGCATTTATATGGATGATAATTCTGATGTGGCAGTAACAGCTAGAGGGGATATTCCTTTAGGCCACAAAATTTCTTTAGTCAATCTAGAAAAAGGTGAGCCTGTCTTAAAATATGGCATTCAAATCGGTATAACGACAGAAGAATGGACAATTGGCGATTATGTTCACACACAAAATATTAAAACGGCGAGGTGGTAA